From a single Muntiacus reevesi chromosome 14, mMunRee1.1, whole genome shotgun sequence genomic region:
- the ENC1 gene encoding ectoderm-neural cortex protein 1, with amino-acid sequence MSVSVHENRKSRASSGSINIYLFHKSSYADSVLTHLNLLRQQRLFTDVLLHAGNRTFPCHRAVLAACSRYFEAMFSGGLKESQDSEVNFDNSIHPEVLELLLDYAYSSRVIINEENAESLLEAGDMLEFQDIRDACAEFLEKNLHPTNCLGMLLLSDAHQCTKLYELSWRMCLSNFQTIRKNEDFLQLPQDMVVQLLSSEELETEDERLVYESAINWISYDLKKRYCYLPELLQTVRLALLPAIYLMENVAMEELITKQRKSKEIVEEAIRCKLKILQNDGVVTSLCARPRKTGHALFLLGGQTFMCDKLYLVDQKAKEIIPKADIPSPRKEFSACAIGCKVYITGGRGSENGVSKDVWVYDTLHEEWSKAAPMLVARFGHGSAELKHCLYVVGGHTAATGCLPASPSVSLKQVEHYDPTTNKWTMVAPLREGVSNAAVVSAKLKLFAFGGTSVSHDKLPKVQCYDQCENRWTVPATCPQPWRYTAAAVLGNQIFIMGGDTEFSACSAYKFNSETYQWTKVGDVTAKRMSCHAVASGNKLYVVGGYFGIQRCKTLDCYDPTLDAWNSITTVPYSLIPTAFVSTWKHLPS; translated from the coding sequence ATGTCTGTCAGTGTGCACGAGAACCGCAAGTCCCGGGCCAGCAGTGGCTCCATCAACATCTACCTGTTCCACAAGTCGTCCTACGCGGACAGCGTCCTCACTCACCTGAACCTGTTACGCCAGCAGCGCCTCTTCACTGACGTCCTTCTCCACGCGGGCAACAGGACCTTCCCCTGTCACCGGGCCGTGCTGGCCGCGTGCAGCCGCTACTTCGAAGCCATGTTCAGCGGGGGCCTGAAAGAGAGCCAGGACAGTGAGGTCAACTTTGACAATTCCATCCACCCGGAAGTCTTGGAGCTGCTCCTCGACTATGCCTACTCCTCCCGGGTCATCATCAATGAAGAAAATGCAGAGTCGCTCCTGGAAGCCGGCGACATGCTGGAGTTTCAGGACATCCGGGACGCGTGCGCCGAGTTCCTGGAAAAGAACCTGCACCCCACCAACTGCCTGGGCATGCTGCTGCTGTCTGACGCGCACCAGTGCACCAAGCTCTACGAGCTCTCCTGGCGGATGTGTCTCAGCAACTTCCAGACCATCAGGAAGAACGAAGACTTCCTGCAGCTGCCCCAGGACATGGTGGTGCAGCTCCTGTCCAGTGAAGAGCTGGAGACCGAAGACGAAAGGCTTGTGTACGAGTCTGCGATTAACTGGATCAGCTACGACCTGAAGAAGCGCTACTGCTACCTCCCAGAGCTGTTGCAGACGGTGCGGCTGGCGCTGCTGCCGGCCATCTATCTCATGGAGAACGTGGCCATGGAGGAACTCATCACCAAGCAGAGGAAGAGCAAGGAGATCGTGGAAGAGGCCATCAGGTGCAAACTGAAAATCCTGCAGAATGACGGCGTGGTCACCAGCCTCTGCGCCCGGCCCCGGAAAActggccatgccctcttcctcTTGGGAGGACAGACTTTCATGTGTGACAAACTGTATCTGGTCGACCAGAAGGCCAAAGAGATCATTCCCAAGGCTGACATCCCAAGCCCGAGAAAAGAATTCAGTGCATGTGCAATTGGCTGCAAAGTCTACATTACTGGGGGCCGAGGGTCTGAGAATGGAGTCTCGAAAGACGTCTGGGTGTATGATACCCTGCATGAGGAGTGGTCCAAGGCGGCCCCCATGCTGGTGGCCAGGTTCGGCCACGGCTCTGCTGAACTCAAGCACTGCCTGTATGTGGTCGGGGGGCACACTGCTGCCACtggctgcctcccagcctccccctcaGTCTCTCTGAAGCAAGTGGAACATTATGACCCCACAACCAACAAGTGGACCATGGTGGCTCCCCTCCGAGAAGGGGTCAGCAACGCCGCGGTGGTGAGTGCCAAGCTCAAGCTGTTTGCTTTTGGGGGTACCAGCGTCAGTCATGACAAGCTCCCCAAAGTTCAGTGTTATGATCAGTGTGAGAACAGGTGGACGGTCCCGGCCACCTGTCCCCAGCCCTGGCGTTACACGGCGGCAGCTGTGCTGGGTAACCAGATTTTTATTATGGGGGGAGATACCGAGTTCTCCGCctgctctgcatataaattcaACAGCGAGACTTACCAGTGGACCAAGGTGGGAGACGTGACGGCAAAGCGCATGAGCTGCCATGCCGTGGCCTCCGGAAACAAACTGTACGTGGTTGGAGGGTACTTTGGCATTCAGCGATGCAAGACTCTGGACTGCTACGACCCAACGTTGGATGCGTGGAACAGCATCACCACAGTCCCGTACTCACTGATCCCTACTGCATTTGTCAGCACCTGGAAACATCTGCCTTCTTAA